A region from the Silene latifolia isolate original U9 population chromosome 7, ASM4854445v1, whole genome shotgun sequence genome encodes:
- the LOC141590936 gene encoding uncharacterized protein LOC141590936 — protein MESEGGGIVAAAPTNPRLSSQQSTLRDSFNVRDLANGLNTITIVDHSNNTASQRPISNLTLGAVLNGTKKPSSPKNVVVRNLLEIIRNDDTINSGGSPNSKTSWKSFKEKLTRKKSQNSSSGRWTSSMPVPQSDVLPSSRSGRDLMLNRNSLRNSLRNNSIRRIDGVPADDMTLLEVDSGGSPRSGGSFRLSATLAAEREETRKRLSRELDEDGNNDEASKDSEHQDEDEDEEEDDEDGPNFGAPSNQPMKMSLMDLLEETDRQAGIDGPTYRLDDEEEEDDEEEEEEAEEEEALEEELGKGEFSCCVCQVRHKGAGFIPCGHTFCRLCSRELFVQKGNCPLCNNFILEILDIF, from the coding sequence ATGGAAAGTGAGGGTGGTGGCATTGTCGCTGCTGCTCCTACAAATCCGAGATTGTCCTCCCAACAATCAACACTTCGAGATTCTTTTAATGTGCGTGACCTTGCGAATGGCTTAAACACGATCACCATTGTTGACCATAGTAATAATACCGCAAGCCAACGACCTATTTCCAATCTTACCCTTGGTGCTGTCCTCAACGGGACCAAGAAACCGTCGTCTCCTAAAAACGTTGTTGTCCGAAACCTCCTTGAGATCATACGCAACGACGACACCATAAACAGTGGAGGGTCGCCTAATAGTAAAACCTCCTGGAAGTCTTTTAAAGAGAAGCTTACGCGTAAAAAGAGTCAGAATTCGAGTTCTGGTAGGTGGACTTCTTCAATGCCGGTCCCACAATCTGACGTGTTACCAAGTTCGAGATCAGGGAGAGACCTGATGTTGAACAGGAACTCCCTAAGGAATTCCCTTAGGAACAATTCAATAAGACGAATTGATGGTGTTCCAGCCGATGACATGACTTTGTTAGAGGTTGATAGTGGTGGGTCCCCTAGGAGTGGGGGTAGTTTCCGGCTGTCAGCTACTTTGGCAGCGGAGAGGGAGGAGACGCGTAAGAGACTATCTAGGGAGTTAGATGAGGACGGGAATAATGATGAGGCGAGCAAGGATAGTGAACATCAGgacgaggatgaggatgaggaggaagacgatgagGATGGGCCAAATTTTGGTGCTCCCTCAAATCAACCTATGAAGATGTCTTTGATGGATTTACTGGAAGAGACGGATAGGCAAGCCGGAATAGATGGGCCCACATATAGGTTGGATGACGAGGAAGAGGAGGATGacgaggaagaagaggaagaggcagAAGAAGAAGAGGCGTTGGAGGAGGAGCTCGGGAAAGGGGAGTTTTCTTGTTGTGTTTGTCAAGTGAGGCATAAAGGAGCTGGTTTCATACCTTGTGGTCATACCTTTTGCAGGTTGTGTTCTAGGGAACTCTTTGTTCAAAAAGGGAATTGCCCGCTTTGTAATAATTTCATTTTGGAGATTCTTGATATCTTCTAA
- the LOC141590937 gene encoding protein XRI1-like isoform X1 — MDYHHDDDNQSWAWQGDDVYLLADAQIEDISCMFEETTPIKSCGDLAYYFDDRGEPNSKSPREGKEYASQIKRRRILEFDCADEGIASSCFKSKERVNSHGAVLRELDACFQEFLPPTIEDFRQSEAWLAECLNDSDLNISSDDGNVSSTSGTQISVNEVCDENPDSGSSMVQRPVRSFRNITFKGRKSYMKAPSETPSSIVYPFDIIKPCGIHGDVTLEDINQRIHSPPPSKPKEDSIYPTSAFSGKPVVGKTKIPTKGGKGSITIMRTKG; from the exons ATGGATTATCATCACGATGACGACAA TCAGTCATGGGCGTGGCAAGGCGACGATGTATATCTTCTGGCAGATGCTCAAATAG AAGATATATCTTGCATGTTTGAGGAAACTACTCCGATTAAGTCTTGTGGAGACCTTGCTTACTATTTTGATGATCGCGGTGAGCCCAATAGTAAGTCTCCTCGAGAGGGCAAAGAGTATGCTTCTCAAATCAAGCGACGAAGGATACTGGAGTTTGATTGTGCTGATGAAGGAATTGCATCCTCCTGTTTCAAATCTAAG GAGCGAGTCAATTCTCATGGTGCTGTCCTGCGTGAATTGGACGCATGCTTTCAAG AATTTTTACCTCCTACTATCGAAGACTTTAGACAATCTGAAGCTTGGCTTGCTGAATGCCTCAATGATAGTGACTTGAATATTAGCTCTGATGACGG GAACGTGTCTTCGACATCTGGTACTCAGATCAGTGTAAATG AGGTTTGTGATGAGAATCCTGATTCTGGATCAAGTATGGTTCAACGACCAGTTAGGAGCTTCCGAAATATTACATTCAAAG GCAGGAAATCATACATGAAGGCGCCATCAGAAACGCCGTCATCTATAGTTTATCCATTTGATATTATTAAACCTTGTGGGATTCATGGAGATGTAACTCTTGAAGACATTAACCAGCGCATTCACTCCCCACCCCCATCGAAGCCTAAGGAAGACAGTATTTACCCGACTTCAGCATTTTCAGGTAAACCAGTTGTCGGAAAAACCAAAATCCCGACTAAAGGTGGAAAAGGTTCCATCACAATCATGAGAACCAAAGGATGA
- the LOC141590937 gene encoding protein XRI1-like isoform X2, producing MDYHHDDDNQSWAWQGDDVYLLADAQIEDISCMFEETTPIKSCGDLAYYFDDRGEPNSKSPREGKEYASQIKRRRILEFDCADEGIASSCFKSKERVNSHGAVLRELDACFQEFLPPTIEDFRQSEAWLAECLNDSDLNISSDDGNVSSTSGTQISVNEVCDENPDSGSSMVQRPVRSFRNITFKGNHT from the exons ATGGATTATCATCACGATGACGACAA TCAGTCATGGGCGTGGCAAGGCGACGATGTATATCTTCTGGCAGATGCTCAAATAG AAGATATATCTTGCATGTTTGAGGAAACTACTCCGATTAAGTCTTGTGGAGACCTTGCTTACTATTTTGATGATCGCGGTGAGCCCAATAGTAAGTCTCCTCGAGAGGGCAAAGAGTATGCTTCTCAAATCAAGCGACGAAGGATACTGGAGTTTGATTGTGCTGATGAAGGAATTGCATCCTCCTGTTTCAAATCTAAG GAGCGAGTCAATTCTCATGGTGCTGTCCTGCGTGAATTGGACGCATGCTTTCAAG AATTTTTACCTCCTACTATCGAAGACTTTAGACAATCTGAAGCTTGGCTTGCTGAATGCCTCAATGATAGTGACTTGAATATTAGCTCTGATGACGG GAACGTGTCTTCGACATCTGGTACTCAGATCAGTGTAAATG AGGTTTGTGATGAGAATCCTGATTCTGGATCAAGTATGGTTCAACGACCAGTTAGGAGCTTCCGAAATATTACATTCAAAG GAAATCATACATGA